tatacacgtttaagctaacagacagcagctggttcatgctctgttggcttattagtgcagcagacagCTGAAACCATCCTtcagatggtgatacaagcatcaaattcagcacaaatacagctggagcaaaattaatggagcagctttaacgtttgacccctgtacaaactgaaactgacctttgtcacattcttgctgcttttacctcataactccataacattcagtcacagattgtccaaactatacctttttggaatctttattatcaagcaaataatgtggtgtagttttctatgtgattggagcatcttttaattttgacccctgtgtaattcttcaattgacccctacctggctgcctattgaaaattcaagtggccaatcagttttttcaaaagagttaatgtctatggattatttgtgccaaatttgatgtttttatcaccatttgcaggattccactctaaatattctcttatctcatatatagtgcagcagatgtaagatgctgctcatcactgtttctcagttgccctcaaaagtattggaacacttggtatatcacacatttgaattcgtttattccatttcaaatatatttttgtttctaaaattatcttccttaactcaaactgaaagcaaatctctaccacttgatataaattaaaaatatgaaatccagcttcctgatgaagtggtgtagaggattttcttataaagaagacctgaaagttcagctacaatttgacagaaagtacatttatgatgaaagcctagatctgatgttttggtgaaagaaacttttgtatttcttcataattgatgtaaataaagtccaagacatagtcagtgacttggaaatgttcatgtttccatcccctgacttgtctaaagaaaactggcaataaaactgattattatttacaggttttatcaagttttagagatttgctttcagtttgagtttgaggaagataattttagaaatttttattctttttattattatttttattttttttttttttgtatttcatgtatttaaaatggcgtattaaaatgtgtgaaattccaagtgttccaatattttggagtgcaaaatgagtgtggtattattaatgttttgtttaagaatgtttaatttttactgttgctgcactttgtgtcaaatcatagtcatatcgtatatcatattgatatgaaaattcagtaaggtatatcttctattatacattccaaatataaggtagaactctactagtgtttactaaggtacacctaaatattttaaagaaaaaaaaagagagagagtagagccacttaggtgcctggtcttgagaaccagggatggtaggttgaaaagcttttttatcccatgggacctctccctacccacctaagcagctcaagaatatggacagcatgtatataagtgacatttatatgacaatatcgaGATATGATGATTGCAAAaagaactagctgaaaactttgaatattaatttacatctacacttcgcggagtctaaaacaccactctGCTTCACGTCGTGGTGTTTTGGACTCCACGTCATGCATTCAAacagtataatgcacggcttcgagttgttaaATCCTTACATAAATTTTTCATACTGTCAAATAATTTGTTCAGGTCAAAGTGACAATATGCATTTTTATGCATTTCAAACCATACTGTTCTTCATGTTGTTCATTATCTCTGCTAATGAAGTTGGGTGGAAGTTATGTTTTCAcaaatttgtttgtctgtttgtaaacagtctggaacccacaatttttcatatattatgacatttttacagaggattcatatcctgataggggaTAAAAAtgggaaaatccctatcttttaacactgaatgaatttttaaaaattcataactctgtcaaaaaagttgaatttctttcatatttgacagcattctgtaggatggtatcctttatagactgacaaagtttgatccagatctgatccggattacagattttgtggacatttgaatttaatgttgaaaagcccatttggtgtacattttgcattatatctcaatcaaaagtgcctcagtcactctcattgttCTGTTATCGATTCACTTGCACCACAAAAATTGGATGGATGTTCCAATTTTTTGTCTTTGTCTTCTAGTTATCAGTCGGAATCCAAGTGCcacaaagcaatgacaaattgtacatagcagggatacaatgttctgtgaaaattacctgaaaaagaattcagaaatcaAAAACGTTTTGGgggaaaaacctgacaacaccacaaaaaaaaaaaaaaaaaaaaaactttgattcaggtGCACAAACtgaatacatcctcctgacatctggtcacatctaatttatctaaTGAAAAGCCatgtctaacaggactttgaccttgaaaattttttccatggTAAAATTTCGTTGGCAGAgatttgtgctctatgagcgcggtgctcttgTTAGAGCTTGTTGGCCGTGACTGAGGAACGCTTCGCTTGTTGCTCTCTGCAGTACCTTCACAACGAAAAGCTGCTTCATGGTGACATGAAGTCTTGTAACGTGGTCATCAAGGGCGACTTTGACACCGTGAAGATTTGTGATGTGGGCGTGTCTCTGCAGCTGGATGAGAACATGAGAGGTACATGACTGACTTAAGGGACGTGCACACTGAAAAGTTGGTACTGCTCGGCTCCTCGGCAGAGCAGGTCAGTGGAGGTTACAGTCTGCGACCTGCTGTCAATCTCGTCtgttcagtacacacaaccaccaTCAGGGGGCAGACTGCTGATATGACAGTTGTCTAGAAGAATCAttccacagcaaaaaaaaaagccagtttcAGAAAATGTTCCTGGCTCACCTTCTCAGATTCCACTGAAAAAATTCACAAGTGCTCCCACAAAAAAAATTCATGAAGAAATCTCAAATATTAGGCTCCATGTGGCTCTGCTGCTGTATCGACGTATTGTTGAAGGGCACAAATCAGGCAAATAAAACCAGTCTCACAATGATGGAAGAAAAAGAGAAGAATGATTTTAATGGCGAGtttgaatcacctccaaaatctccTAAATGTTTCTTTGACATTGTGTCTTTTCCAGCAAAATTTCATTGTGAACTAGTTACTTCACTTTTAGTGCCAACAGATACAGAGAAACACCGGCGTTCATGTTCTTCTGCTTACTTTCAGTTCTTAAACATGTATCAACAGCTGTGTGGACACAGACTACAGATTTGGCAGCAACACTCAGTGACTGTTTACCAGAGCTGATTTACTTTGTTTCTCTGTCCAAGTACAAACAGACACTGTGGCTTCTCGTGCGTACGTGTGTTTGTGGAGTTTTTACAGTTGGTGTTTGATTAAATTTGCAGTTTTAAAGAGGTCTGAGGGGTGTTTGCTCTTGACAGAGAATTAAATTTTGGCAGTGCTGTTGTGGAAACAAAGTCCAAGTGAATAGTCAATATTGTCGTTCAGTGTTTCTTGAGTTTCCTTGTCCCCTGACAGTGTCGGACCCTGAAGCAGAGTACGTCGGCACAGAGCCGTGGAATccaaaggaggctctggagggagGAGAGATCACAGACAAGGCTGACATCTTTGCCTACGGTCTGACTCTGTGGGAGATGATGACCCTGACCATGCCTCACCTCCAGATGCTGGAGGACAACGATGATGTGGGTGATGAAGGTAAGGGgctaaatgtacagtagtgttcagaataatagtagtgctatgtgactaaaaagattaatccaggttttgagtatatttcttattgttacatgggaaacaaggtaccagtagatgcagtagattctcacaaaaccaacaagaccaagcattcatgatatgcacactcttaaggctatgaaattgggctattagtaaaaaaaaaaaaagtagaaaagggggtgttcacaataatagtagtgtggcattcagtcagtgagtttgtcaattttgtggaacaaacaggtgtgaatcaggtgtcccctatttaaggatgaagccagcacctgttgaacatgcttttctctttgaaagcctgaggaaaatgggacgttcaagacgttgttcagaagaacagcgtagtttgattaaaaagtttattggagaggggaaaacttatacgcaggtgcaaaaaattataagctgttcatctacaatgatctccaatgctttaaaatggacaaaaaaccagagacgtgtggaagaaaacggaaaacaaccataaaaatggatagaagaataaccagaatggcaaaggctcacccattgatcagctccagcgaTGATCAGACAGTcttgagttacctgtaagtgctgtgagagttagaagacgcctgtgtgaagctaatttatttgcaagaatcccccacaaagtccctctgttaaataaaagatgtgcagaagaggttacaatttgccaaagaacacatcaactggcctaaagagaaatggaggaatattttgtggactgatgagagtaaaattgttctttttgggtccaagagccgcagacaatttgtgagacgacccccaaactctgaattcaagccacagttcacagtgaagcatggtggtgcaagcatcatgatatgggcatgtttctcctactatggtgttgggtctatatatcgcataccgggtatcatggatcagtttggatatgtcaaaatacttgaagaggtcatgttgccttatgctgaagaggacatgcccttgaaatgggtgtttcaacaagacaatgaccccaagcacactagtaaaccagcaaaatattggttccaaaccaacaaaattaatgccttgcagatgtgaaatcatgaaaaactctggttatacaactaaatactagtttagtgattcacaggattgctaaaaaaaagcaattgaacataatagttttgagtttgtagcatcaacagcagatgctactattattgtgaacacccccttttctactttttttttttactaataacccaatttcatagccttaagagtgtgcatatcatgaatgcttggtcttgttggatttgtgagaatctactgaatctactggtaccttgtttcccatgtaacaataagaaatagactcaaaacctggattaatcttcttagtcacatagcactactattattctgaacactactgcaggtTGTCTCCATTGCCATCTCAACAAAAAGAAATTTGAGATGTCTAAACcagcaaaaataaaaacgaacAAGTCAACAACAGTGACTTGTCAATGAGCACTTATAATAAAATAATTATGAAGattgaataaataaatcaggCTTTCCTATAACGGTCTTTTTTTATGACAAAGGTTATCTGTAGACATTAAAGGTTGTTTAAGATCCTCCATGGTGACGCTGCTTGTGATTGATGCGCTGCCCTTTGCCGCATTGATGCTTTAGTCTCAAAAAATATCCTTGCAGCCTTAAAATATTTGAGGGCGGAGTCTGTCTCTACTCAGTAGAAAGGCTCAACTGGAGCCGTTTATCCACTAAAGCATTCATTGTTCCTTGTGATGCTTCACTTATCGTTGGATGGACGTCACCTCGTCTGAACATCTCATTTAGAATGCAGCTCTCTGATTATGTTTGGGTCTCTGgcaattatttttttcttaattatAAGAGACAGAATCCAACAAATGTGTTCAGTCTGCACATGCTCAATTCTCTCAttttaatgtttgtgtttcaGAGGATTCGATGGAGAGCTTTGATGAAGACAGTTACTACGAGAGCCTGGGGACAAGGCCAGCACTGGACACCGAGCCTCTGGGAGCCTCCTACCAGAGAATGGTGGAGCTCTTCTACGTCTGCACTGAAGAAGATCCCAAAAAGCGACCCTCTGCCGCAGAAATCGTCCACGCTTTGGAGAGCAACTCAAGTGTTTGGGAAGAAATCACAGGAGGTGATAGATATTGACTGATCATCACATGCAGCACTTTGTGGACACacgacttgattttttttttatgatttccaTGTAATTAAAATCAGATGTAAACTAACAAGAATCTCCACAGCAGTTTGACTAATAACAAAAACTATAAAACTTGAATTCAGTGTGCATAAAGTAATTTAAGCAAAAAAGACCTGAATCAAGCTGTGGCTGAACCTTAACAGAACCTCAGAGAACACTGGTGTAGGATGAACCCCAGGATAAGTCTAAGTCCCGTCTGCTCAGATACATAGTTTCATTATTGTACCAAACAAGACCTGATTTCAGGCTGCAGCAGTCAAACCAGAATGAAACTTTGCACCTGCTGATAATCTCTGCCAAGCAGATTAGCAGGAtatctacaaaaaaaaagaagtcacagCTTTGTTTGATTTTGCTACTCAGATCTTTTTATTTGTGCACTGATGGAGCTCCCCCACTCCCAGTTAAACagacttagtgtttttggcacttTTTATTCTAAAGTCCTCGTGCATGAGTTATGTGTGAGTctcaggtttatatatatatatatatatatatatatataaaaacaaataaactcCACATGCTGGCTCCAAATTAAAATGTACGCAATTTAAGAATCAttattcggggggggggggggggggggggagagagacgtTGTGCCATTTTTAAGTGTGAGTACCGACTGTTTCAGTGCGACATGTTCCTTCAAAAGACAATTCCTGTTGTGTTAACATGACTTGTAGCAATTAGCTATCAGTTTGAATAAAGACAGTGGGAAAACTAAAGTCTTAGAACTATTAAATCTTTATTAGTCATGGTGCCCTTTCAACAGGTCATTTATAAAACATTCTCCTTCCAAAGACCCCAACAAAACTACAAAGTTAAATAACATTTAACAAAATGACTGAAGGTTTGAACACTAAGCAAAATTAACATTCCAAGAATACTAATATACAACCACAAATAAACATATAAAGTTCTagaactttttttattattatttgaggcACTCCTTCAAATAAATGCTGAAGATGTCAGGAACATGCTGCACTCGGTAAATAGCACCCCACAGGCCACAGAATGTCACACTGTGGACAAACATACTGTTCATCAGTGCAGattgtgtgatttaaattttttttttttttttttgcagcttttaaaaataaactgtaaaaatcAAGGAAATTTTCAGGATTAAATCCAGCCAGTTTCATTACAAGCTACAAAACTTAATTtccaaatacagacaaatacctTAACCCTTAAATAATTATTCAGACATTATCAAATACGCTTGTCGGTGTGAACCCTGAATGTTTTCTTTGCATATGAGAAAGAATGCAACAATCTGACAATCTGCTAAACCTGTCAGTTAAAATTTGTATCTTTAAATCATTTGTTTAGTTGATCGTTTTTCACACTTCATGCAATGAAGTTGTAAACGAGGAAGGTCGGCGTGTTGCAGTACTTGGTGGCAAAAAGTTTTCCATCAGGTGTCGGGTCAGAGAAAGCGATTTCCTCCTTGGTTAGGTGACTGCCGTACACGAAGGAACTCCTAAACAAAACAACATGACTGAATGAGTGACAAAGAATTGTACTTTGAACTTGTTTTAGATGGTGGTGACCAAAATCAAACAGCTGCTGacagaaacaaaaacatcaaGAAGTAATTTTGGTAGAAAACTGTCATACTGAAGTCCAACAAGCCTCACATTCAATAAAACACGGTACCTAACGGTGTCCAGCATGCGGGTCGCGATGCCCTGTCGTCTGGCCAGACTGAAGACCCAGATC
The sequence above is drawn from the Thalassophryne amazonica chromosome 21, fThaAma1.1, whole genome shotgun sequence genome and encodes:
- the pbk gene encoding lymphokine-activated killer T-cell-originated protein kinase homolog, with product MERSSTDSDECAFKTPKSTRVRRSGNIGGTPITIPASPFMKKLAVVLDVNVYLMDRVGKLNASPWAVKKINSKCAAKQVAVYQKRLHEEAKILKGIKHPNIVGFRAFTLAKDGSKCLAMEYGGEQSLNDLIEKRRMAGLKAFPAAVIEKVALHVARGLQYLHNEKLLHGDMKSCNVVIKGDFDTVKICDVGVSLQLDENMRVSDPEAEYVGTEPWNPKEALEGGEITDKADIFAYGLTLWEMMTLTMPHLQMLEDNDDVGDEEDSMESFDEDSYYESLGTRPALDTEPLGASYQRMVELFYVCTEEDPKKRPSAAEIVHALESNSSVWEEITGGDRY